One window of Dysidea avara chromosome 11, odDysAvar1.4, whole genome shotgun sequence genomic DNA carries:
- the LOC136238643 gene encoding uncharacterized protein isoform X2, producing MEKWSINEVCDFLSENDFEEDIVECFRVNKIRGRVLFLLSEDDMKQLGLDALGDRKYFQHILHNKRDKEKAENMKKEDAIVESSTSTHPSKSLRSDVTARDQVKRTPDTTGSHSSFWQPDDVGTSATVGNTTMEFDRAADEEDSDYDFMLDSQDFSDEDDNTENTPSGSAGANNIADRSSSISLGSQKPLADTENRAPLVAFLEKHQPLSISLESLPFHDSVITSLKERRLVGRTRSKFVTEIAKAMIRLKNYPGKKDYDRVARQIVSKWKFLGEQVGHDFLVEALRNRMKNLRQMVQHKNDPFHRRRLSTKTRPVKPSHQMPTPPPLAIPLRKEDRPRHDGYVSELLRECKCVPPIKQKVESLMHATFPFRRYDILENVLSFDELLLTYPPLKDPAELGREFNRVMRCDVVSHIRTTWKALCAKIIAVGKQEAVENYHIFKLLSNLPSDMPEGRSKDEVDVL from the exons ATGGAAAAGTGGAGTATTAACGAAGTGTGCGACTTTTTGAGTGAAAATGATTTCGAAGAAGATATTGTTGAATGTTTTCGAGTTAACAAGATCAGGGGTCGTGTACTGTTTTTGCTTAGCGAGGACGACATGAAGCAACTGGGATTAGACGCTCTCGGGGACCGAAAGTACTTTCAGCACATATTACATAACAAACGGGACAAAGAGAAGGCTGAAAACATG AAAAAAGAGGACGCCATTGTAGAATCCAGTACAAGTACACACCCCAGTAAGAGCTTACGGTCAGATGTTACTGCTCGTGATCAGGTGAAG AGGACCCCAGACACTACTGGCTCTCACAGCTCTTTTTGGCAGCCAGATGATGTAGGCACTAGTGCTACAGTGGGCAACACAACAATG GAGTTTGATAGAGCAGCAGATGAAGAGGATAGCGACTATGACTTTATG CTTGACAGCCAAGATTTTTCTGACGAAGATGATAACACAGAG AACACacccagtggttctgctggagCCAATAATATTGCTGACAGAAGCTCTTCAATTTCACTTGGCTCACAGAAGCCATTGGCAGATACTGAAAATAGGGCACCTCTTGTTGCATTTCTGGAAAAGCATCAACCACTTTCCATTTCATTGGAATCACTGCCATTTCATGATAGTGTCATAACCAGTTTGAAGGAAAGGCGGCTTGTTGGTAGAACGAGAAGTAAATTTGTCACGGAAATAGCAAAGGCTATGATTCGACTTAAAAACTATCCTGGGAAGAAAGATTATGACCGAGTTGCAAGGCAGATTGTTTCAAAGTGGAAATTTTTGGGAGAGCAAGTTGGACAT GACTTCCTTGTGGAAGCTCTAAGGAATAGAATGAAGAACTTGAGACAAATGGTTCAACACAAGAATGATCCTTTTCATCGACGCAGACTTTCAACCAAAACCAGACCGGTAAAACCGTCCCACCAGATGCCGACACCACCTCCCTTAGCTATTCCATTGAGGAAGGAAGATAGACCTAGACATGATGGATATGTCAGTGAACTGCTAAGAGAATGCAAATGTGTTCCACCAATTAAACAG AAAGTTGAGAGCTTGATGCATGCAACATTTCCATTCAGACGTTATGACATTCTGGAGAATGTGTTGTCCTTTGATGAATTATTGTTGACATATCCTCCATTAAAAGATCCTGCTGAG CTTGGTCGTGAGTTCAACAGAGTAATGAGATGTGATGTTGTTTCACACATAAGAACCACGTGGAAAGCTCTGTGTGCTAAAATTATTGCTGTTGGCAAGCAAGAAGCAGTGGAGAATTATCATATTTTTAAGTTACTGTCTAATCTCCCAAGTGACATGCCTGAAG